The following coding sequences lie in one Niabella agricola genomic window:
- a CDS encoding DUF3575 domain-containing protein, whose protein sequence is MKKLACLLFVVVCCSLKSVSAQEVPQKYRTALKLNLAAAADEISFPTIRLALEYAMSRRVSLSGELGYQFYSIEGYAADPGFAKEKGIKANIELRRYARRSRSGNIYPSLAGFYTGLNFLYAQNRRNFTAYYYKKSSSEEYTDRFYARKTITGLNFVLGYQLLVSYPTSLKPGKTRKSERLLLDLYGSLGPAYRNNKNYNREYNAASDSLLRSRHPNVFDGIRNSYLEENSHVTFRPALGIRIGYRL, encoded by the coding sequence ATGAAAAAACTTGCCTGTTTATTATTTGTTGTCGTTTGTTGTTCCTTAAAGAGTGTGAGCGCCCAGGAGGTACCACAAAAGTACCGGACCGCGCTAAAATTGAATTTGGCCGCAGCTGCTGATGAAATTTCTTTTCCAACGATCCGACTGGCGCTGGAGTACGCAATGAGCCGGAGGGTATCACTTTCGGGGGAATTGGGGTACCAGTTTTATTCAATTGAGGGCTATGCTGCCGATCCTGGATTTGCAAAAGAAAAAGGAATAAAGGCCAATATTGAGCTGCGACGGTATGCCCGCAGATCCCGTAGCGGGAATATATATCCCTCGCTTGCCGGTTTTTATACCGGGTTGAATTTTTTGTATGCGCAAAACCGGCGCAATTTTACAGCATACTATTATAAGAAAAGCAGCAGTGAGGAATATACAGACCGGTTTTATGCCCGGAAAACCATCACGGGATTAAATTTCGTTTTAGGGTATCAACTGCTGGTCAGCTACCCTACTTCATTAAAACCGGGTAAAACCCGTAAGTCTGAGCGGCTGCTTTTGGATCTTTATGGAAGCCTGGGACCGGCCTACCGGAATAATAAAAATTATAACCGGGAGTACAATGCCGCGTCTGACTCGTTACTGCGGTCAAGGCATCCGAATGTTTTTGACGGAATACGGAACTCGTATCTCGAAGAAAACAGCCACGTCACGTTTCGCCCGGCATTGGGTATCCGGATCGGGTACCGGTTATAG
- a CDS encoding metallophosphoesterase, whose translation MNRRKFLKYGGILGGAGLLTGLYTWQVEPFWLEFTRVPMRVKNLPPALAGKTLMQISDIHIGERSRDRYLKDAFIKAAGYQPDFVVYTGDFVTYSEPRQMDQLHKLMQHAPRGRLGTAAILGNHDYGDNWKDSALANKIEDLLNSHQLPVLRNAQQHFSGLNFIGIDDKWGTNFYPEKAMQHWNREAATVVLCHNPDVLDMPVWNGYDGWVISGHTHGGQCKPPFLPPPLLPVKNKRYASGKIDFEDGRSLYINRALGFTWQVRFNVRPEITIFQLEPA comes from the coding sequence ATGAACCGGAGGAAATTTTTAAAATACGGGGGTATCCTGGGTGGGGCCGGACTGCTTACAGGATTGTATACCTGGCAGGTAGAGCCGTTCTGGCTGGAATTTACGCGGGTGCCCATGCGGGTCAAGAACCTGCCTCCGGCCCTGGCCGGCAAAACCCTGATGCAGATCAGCGATATCCATATCGGGGAGCGCTCCCGGGATCGCTACCTGAAGGATGCATTTATAAAAGCCGCCGGCTATCAGCCCGACTTTGTTGTTTATACCGGTGATTTTGTCACCTATAGCGAACCCCGCCAGATGGATCAGTTGCATAAGCTGATGCAGCATGCTCCCCGCGGCCGTTTGGGAACTGCGGCTATTTTGGGTAACCATGACTATGGCGACAACTGGAAAGACAGTGCCCTGGCAAATAAGATTGAAGACTTGCTCAACAGCCACCAATTGCCGGTTTTGAGAAATGCGCAACAACATTTTTCCGGACTCAATTTTATTGGCATCGATGACAAGTGGGGTACCAACTTTTATCCGGAAAAGGCAATGCAGCATTGGAACCGGGAGGCTGCAACGGTGGTTTTATGCCATAACCCCGATGTGCTGGATATGCCGGTCTGGAATGGCTACGATGGCTGGGTGATCAGCGGGCATACACACGGCGGGCAATGCAAACCGCCGTTTCTGCCGCCGCCGCTGCTGCCTGTGAAAAATAAACGGTATGCTTCCGGAAAAATTGATTTTGAGGATGGCCGGTCTCTTTATATTAACCGCGCCCTGGGCTTTACCTGGCAGGTGCGATTTAATGTGCGGCCGGAGATCACCATTTTCCAGCTGGAACCAGCTTGA
- a CDS encoding DUF3575 domain-containing protein — MKIGCCMVLLLFYITGLAQERTDPGTGIKLNLTAAASVFDFPTLQLGVEQYLANDFSLFAEAGYQCYSFLPRDTAFIKEKGLRTNMEIRKYLKEKSRGRKFYVGAALFYRGNTANDWTYDSIIPRQRSRRQPEVDAFWFKKRTFGCNIITGFDFLFKKWLQVELYAGIGIKKTATKEFELQAGQITNKGKEDVIGAMLAQDYMRNGWGPNATLGVRIGRFF, encoded by the coding sequence ATGAAAATTGGCTGCTGTATGGTCCTGCTGCTTTTTTATATAACCGGCTTGGCCCAGGAGCGAACCGACCCAGGAACTGGTATAAAGCTCAACCTGACAGCGGCGGCATCAGTTTTTGATTTTCCAACCCTACAGCTGGGTGTTGAGCAATACCTGGCAAACGACTTTAGCCTTTTTGCAGAGGCAGGGTACCAGTGCTACTCGTTCTTACCGCGGGATACCGCGTTTATAAAAGAAAAAGGGCTTAGAACCAATATGGAGATACGTAAATATCTGAAAGAAAAATCCCGTGGCAGAAAATTTTACGTGGGGGCTGCGCTATTTTACCGGGGTAATACGGCCAATGACTGGACCTATGACAGCATCATTCCGCGCCAAAGGAGTCGGCGGCAACCGGAGGTAGATGCTTTCTGGTTTAAGAAGCGCACATTTGGATGCAACATCATTACCGGGTTTGATTTCCTGTTTAAAAAATGGCTGCAGGTGGAACTGTATGCGGGCATCGGAATTAAAAAGACGGCCACAAAAGAGTTTGAACTGCAGGCAGGCCAGATCACGAATAAAGGAAAGGAAGATGTGATCGGGGCCATGCTTGCCCAGGACTATATGAGAAACGGATGGGGGCCTAATGCCACACTCGGAGTGCGGATCGGAAGATTTTTTTAG
- a CDS encoding IS110 family RNA-guided transposase produces MSKVIEFEQQNANAAAIDIGSKKIFVCWDGITVKSYETFTGSYKQCIDELRANGVQRVCMEATGIYWIALHQMLEEAGMEVCLVNPKEVKQVKGRKTDVKDACWIQKMFSAGLVRQSYIPAGKLKELRMMIREREDIIGMGSTYVNKMQKALELMNIKLTEVICQINGASGIRMIEAIINGERNKEKLLALCHVSIREKKADAVLNALEGHYNESWLFLLEQNLILWKVHQKQLLRIDKRIEALLGDLEQGRQFVASEYKAKPVRHHKPMITDLHQKLLNIYGVDANCIPGITDYTLLKLLGEVGADMSRFPTVKHFVSWCGLCPGHNQSGSKSRKSKMKNHSNAGQTFREVAQALLNSKYIAIGAFIRKLKSRKEARIAIKAGARKIATAFYNLLTKGAQYIEQGIHKYEQQLKEREQKYLQKMALKYGMKFVEIQSLK; encoded by the coding sequence ATGTCAAAGGTAATTGAGTTTGAGCAACAAAATGCAAATGCAGCCGCCATAGATATTGGCTCAAAAAAGATCTTTGTTTGCTGGGATGGGATTACCGTAAAAAGTTATGAGACTTTTACGGGCAGCTATAAGCAATGTATCGATGAGCTTAGGGCTAACGGTGTACAGCGGGTGTGTATGGAGGCCACAGGCATTTACTGGATAGCCCTGCACCAGATGCTGGAAGAAGCGGGCATGGAAGTATGCCTGGTTAATCCCAAAGAAGTAAAGCAGGTAAAGGGTAGAAAGACAGATGTAAAAGATGCCTGTTGGATACAAAAAATGTTTAGTGCCGGTCTGGTGCGCCAGAGTTATATTCCTGCCGGCAAGTTAAAAGAGTTACGAATGATGATTCGGGAGCGGGAAGATATTATTGGTATGGGAAGTACCTATGTGAATAAGATGCAAAAGGCATTGGAGTTAATGAATATTAAACTCACAGAAGTAATCTGTCAAATTAATGGTGCCAGCGGTATACGGATGATAGAGGCGATCATCAATGGAGAGCGTAATAAAGAAAAATTACTGGCACTTTGCCATGTAAGCATCCGGGAAAAGAAGGCAGATGCGGTTTTAAACGCACTTGAAGGGCATTACAATGAAAGTTGGTTATTCCTGCTGGAACAAAATTTAATTCTTTGGAAGGTGCACCAAAAACAACTCCTGCGTATTGATAAGCGTATTGAAGCATTGCTAGGTGATTTGGAGCAGGGTAGACAGTTTGTAGCAAGTGAGTATAAAGCCAAACCGGTACGGCATCATAAACCCATGATAACCGATTTGCACCAGAAATTACTAAATATTTATGGCGTAGATGCCAATTGCATTCCTGGCATCACTGATTATACACTACTAAAGCTACTGGGAGAAGTGGGGGCAGATATGAGCCGGTTTCCAACGGTAAAGCATTTTGTGAGCTGGTGCGGTCTTTGTCCCGGTCATAACCAGAGCGGTTCTAAAAGCAGGAAGTCGAAAATGAAGAATCACTCCAATGCAGGCCAAACCTTCCGCGAAGTAGCTCAGGCCTTGCTTAATAGTAAGTATATAGCTATTGGAGCCTTTATCAGGAAACTAAAGAGTAGAAAAGAGGCGCGCATAGCAATAAAAGCCGGGGCAAGAAAAATAGCTACTGCATTCTATAATTTATTAACAAAAGGAGCTCAATATATAGAGCAAGGCATTCATAAGTATGAACAACAACTCAAAGAAAGAGAACAGAAATATTTACAAAAAATGGCTTTAAAATATGGAATGAAGTTCGTTGAAATACAATCGCTTAAATAA
- a CDS encoding RluA family pseudouridine synthase gives MKLQDLIVFENDDLVALNKPSGLLSIPDREGKEVSLKELLLQRYPDVFTIHRLDRETSGLIIFGKHTEAHRYFCQQFEARKTIKIYNGLVIGSVSEHSGSIDAPIAENMVKRGSMIIHRRGKPALTDFKVLDNFTIYSWMEFRIHTGRTHQIRIHAKEIGHPLAVDALYGDGRPVYLSSFKSKFNLSKDHLEERPLLNRLALHAAQLKIQAPDGNWLELEAPLHKDLKATLQQLQKRK, from the coding sequence ATGAAGCTTCAGGATTTAATTGTTTTTGAAAATGATGACCTGGTGGCCCTGAATAAACCTTCCGGGCTGCTTTCTATTCCGGACCGGGAAGGCAAGGAGGTTTCGCTTAAAGAACTGCTGCTGCAACGTTATCCGGATGTTTTTACCATTCACCGGCTGGATCGTGAAACCAGCGGATTGATCATTTTTGGAAAACATACTGAAGCGCACAGGTACTTTTGCCAGCAGTTTGAGGCCCGCAAAACAATAAAAATTTATAATGGCCTGGTCATTGGGTCGGTATCAGAGCATTCGGGTAGTATCGATGCTCCAATCGCCGAAAACATGGTAAAGCGGGGCTCCATGATCATTCACCGGCGGGGTAAGCCGGCATTAACTGATTTTAAGGTACTGGATAATTTTACCATTTACAGCTGGATGGAATTCCGGATCCATACAGGCCGAACGCACCAGATACGGATCCATGCAAAAGAGATCGGGCATCCGCTGGCAGTTGATGCGCTCTATGGAGATGGCAGGCCGGTCTATTTATCTTCGTTTAAATCAAAATTCAACCTCTCGAAAGATCATTTGGAGGAGCGACCCTTACTGAACCGCTTAGCCCTGCATGCAGCTCAATTAAAAATTCAGGCGCCAGATGGGAACTGGCTGGAACTGGAAGCGCCTTTGCACAAGGACCTGAAGGCTACCCTGCAACAATTGCAAAAGCGAAAGTAG
- a CDS encoding UDP-2,3-diacylglucosamine diphosphatase, which produces MAQRRIEIAVVSDLHLGTYASRAREFTAYLKSIDPRVLILNGDIIDGWQFSKRYFPPDHISAIKEVFNKLSTGTRVIYITGNHDDCMRRYSDLELGNFLLTDKVVIEINGKKVWIFHGDVFDHTTTRQARFWGKLGSNGYATLLVFNKCMNAVSHFFGKEKLSLSRKIMEQFNKRIVNIDAFETKIAALAIEKKFDTVICGHIHQPQKKEMRTEKGKVDYLNSGDWMEHMTALEYYDNQWRLYTYDEKEMKTERAVKEKPNATVLTNEIAFYLHALSDTNNENFLRRSGYR; this is translated from the coding sequence ATGGCCCAACGCCGCATTGAAATAGCTGTTGTATCGGATCTGCATCTGGGCACTTATGCAAGCCGGGCAAGAGAGTTTACTGCTTATCTAAAGAGTATTGATCCGCGGGTGCTGATCTTAAACGGTGATATTATTGACGGATGGCAATTTAGTAAACGGTATTTTCCTCCCGATCATATTTCTGCGATCAAGGAGGTGTTTAACAAACTTTCGACGGGAACCCGGGTGATCTATATCACAGGTAATCACGATGATTGCATGCGCCGTTACTCCGACCTGGAACTTGGTAATTTTTTGCTTACTGATAAAGTGGTGATCGAGATCAATGGTAAAAAAGTATGGATCTTTCACGGGGACGTGTTTGATCATACCACCACGCGGCAGGCCCGCTTCTGGGGAAAGCTTGGAAGCAACGGTTATGCCACGTTATTGGTGTTTAACAAATGTATGAATGCGGTGTCTCATTTTTTTGGAAAAGAAAAGCTGTCGCTTTCCCGTAAGATCATGGAGCAGTTTAATAAGCGCATTGTAAACATTGATGCATTCGAAACTAAAATAGCAGCCCTGGCGATTGAGAAAAAATTTGATACGGTTATTTGCGGCCACATTCACCAGCCACAGAAAAAAGAAATGCGCACGGAAAAAGGGAAGGTCGATTATCTCAATTCCGGCGACTGGATGGAGCATATGACTGCGCTCGAATACTACGATAATCAATGGCGCTTGTATACCTATGATGAAAAAGAAATGAAAACAGAGCGCGCTGTAAAGGAGAAACCCAATGCAACCGTGCTGACCAACGAGATCGCTTTTTATTTACACGCATTATCCGATACGAACAATGAAAATTTTCTACGCCGTTCAGGCTACCGGTAA
- a CDS encoding YjjG family noncanonical pyrimidine nucleotidase, giving the protein MKYKHLFFDLDHTLWDFDANAKLTLQDLYETLKLEDRGVDDFERFYRQYLGHNTKLWARYRNGFIKQADLRVKRMQLSLLDFKIGDEVLAKEMSQRFLEMLPTRNMLFPHAVEILEYLTSKNYRLHLITNGFEDVQHHKINNSKINHYFDKVVTSEGSNSLKPNKAIFDFALAATGAGRNESIMLGDDLEADIMGAANAGLDQVYINHVNKFPDFKPTYTVYALKELEAIF; this is encoded by the coding sequence ATGAAGTACAAACATCTTTTTTTCGACCTGGATCATACTTTGTGGGATTTTGATGCCAATGCGAAACTGACCTTGCAGGACCTGTATGAAACATTAAAGCTTGAAGACAGAGGCGTTGACGATTTCGAACGCTTCTACCGGCAGTACCTGGGGCATAATACAAAGCTGTGGGCCCGGTACCGGAACGGTTTTATCAAACAGGCCGACCTTCGTGTAAAGCGGATGCAGTTGTCGCTGCTCGATTTTAAAATAGGGGATGAAGTACTGGCCAAGGAAATGAGTCAGCGTTTTTTAGAAATGCTGCCTACCCGCAACATGCTCTTTCCCCATGCCGTGGAAATCCTGGAATACCTTACATCCAAAAATTACCGGCTCCACCTGATCACCAACGGGTTTGAAGATGTACAGCATCATAAGATCAACAATTCGAAGATCAATCACTATTTTGATAAAGTGGTCACTTCCGAAGGCTCCAACAGTTTAAAGCCCAATAAAGCCATCTTTGATTTTGCACTGGCGGCAACCGGGGCAGGGAGAAACGAAAGCATCATGCTGGGTGATGACCTGGAGGCCGATATTATGGGCGCTGCCAATGCGGGATTGGACCAGGTATACATCAACCATGTCAATAAATTTCCGGATTTTAAACCCACCTATACTGTTTACGCGTTAAAGGAACTGGAAGCTATTTTCTAA
- a CDS encoding pseudouridine synthase, whose amino-acid sequence MKKIDPRFAKFANKKSNAAIKEAFKQEKRQYKKERAAFFEQKKAEAAAKATQSAAPKIERKTTAAAQMPLNKYLAHSGICSRRDAAELIKDGKVKVNAAVVMEPGYKVQPADVITVNNKKVTPAKNLVYILLNKPKDYITTTDDPQKRKTVLDLIKTATTERVYPVGRLDRNTSGVLLITNDGELAQQLTHPSNEIKKIYAATLNKPLEKKDFDKILKGVVLEDGPAPVDVLAYSDMKDKTQIGIEIHNGRNRIVRRIFESVGYEVKHLDRVMFGGLTKKNIERGKFRFLTEKEVRNLKFFGKGKK is encoded by the coding sequence ATGAAAAAAATAGATCCCCGCTTTGCAAAATTTGCAAACAAGAAAAGCAATGCTGCTATAAAAGAAGCCTTTAAGCAGGAAAAAAGACAATATAAAAAAGAGCGGGCTGCTTTCTTTGAGCAAAAGAAGGCCGAGGCCGCAGCCAAAGCAACCCAGAGCGCAGCACCCAAAATTGAACGTAAAACCACGGCAGCGGCACAAATGCCCTTAAATAAATACCTGGCCCATAGTGGTATCTGTTCCAGAAGAGATGCAGCCGAACTGATCAAAGACGGAAAAGTAAAGGTAAACGCCGCTGTAGTTATGGAACCGGGCTATAAGGTGCAGCCGGCCGATGTGATCACTGTAAACAATAAAAAAGTAACCCCGGCCAAAAACCTGGTTTATATCCTGTTGAACAAGCCCAAAGATTATATTACCACAACAGATGATCCGCAAAAACGCAAAACGGTACTGGACCTTATTAAAACGGCAACCACCGAAAGGGTATATCCTGTAGGGCGCCTGGACCGGAACACCTCCGGAGTGCTGCTGATCACCAACGACGGAGAACTGGCCCAGCAACTCACCCACCCTAGCAATGAGATAAAAAAAATCTACGCCGCCACATTGAACAAGCCTCTTGAAAAGAAAGACTTTGACAAAATACTGAAAGGGGTAGTACTGGAAGACGGCCCTGCACCGGTGGATGTGCTTGCCTATTCCGATATGAAGGACAAAACACAGATCGGGATTGAAATACACAATGGCCGGAACCGCATTGTGCGCCGCATTTTTGAATCCGTGGGATACGAGGTAAAACACCTGGACCGGGTGATGTTCGGCGGGCTTACCAAAAAGAATATTGAGCGCGGCAAATTTCGTTTCCTGACAGAAAAGGAAGTACGTAACCTTAAATTTTTTGGAAAAGGAAAAAAATAA
- a CDS encoding glycosyltransferase family protein: protein MKIFYAVQATGNGHISRAMELLPYLTQYGTVDIFLSGNNSNLKLDAPVKYRSKGLSLYYTCNGGLNYWKIARHVNPLALKKEVHALPVEDYDFVINDYEYITAAACRLKKVPSVNFGHQASFQSNKVPRPEQVSRSGEWMLKNYARGERYLGLHFKAYDDFILTPVIKKEILKSTPVDKGHITVYLPSYCDQELRQIFSKFKDHRFEIFSRQSGSERNEGHLRFIPVNRLLFNKSLISCREIITGGGFETPSEALHLGKKIMAVPIRGQYEQCCNAAALKEMGVMTLSKIGADFEQQFEKWQQQYKPVQMDYSSTIPQSMERLFD, encoded by the coding sequence ATGAAAATTTTCTACGCCGTTCAGGCTACCGGTAACGGTCATATCAGCCGCGCAATGGAGTTGTTGCCTTACTTAACACAATATGGAACAGTTGATATTTTTTTGAGCGGTAATAACAGCAACCTGAAACTGGATGCGCCTGTAAAATACCGGAGTAAGGGTCTGAGCCTTTACTATACCTGTAACGGCGGACTCAATTACTGGAAGATCGCCCGGCACGTAAATCCTCTGGCCTTAAAAAAAGAGGTCCATGCGCTTCCGGTGGAAGATTATGATTTTGTGATCAACGATTATGAGTATATCACGGCTGCTGCCTGCAGATTAAAAAAGGTACCGTCTGTAAATTTCGGGCACCAGGCCAGCTTTCAAAGCAATAAAGTACCCCGGCCGGAGCAGGTAAGCCGATCCGGTGAATGGATGCTGAAAAACTATGCCCGCGGAGAACGCTACCTGGGATTGCATTTTAAGGCTTATGACGATTTTATTCTTACACCCGTTATCAAAAAGGAAATCCTGAAAAGCACGCCGGTTGATAAAGGGCATATCACCGTATACCTTCCCTCCTATTGCGACCAGGAGCTGCGTCAGATCTTTTCAAAATTTAAAGACCACCGGTTCGAAATATTCAGCCGGCAATCCGGCTCGGAGCGGAATGAAGGGCATCTGCGGTTTATTCCGGTGAACCGGCTTTTGTTCAACAAAAGTTTGATTTCTTGCCGGGAGATCATTACCGGCGGCGGTTTTGAAACACCTTCAGAAGCCCTGCACCTGGGTAAAAAAATAATGGCGGTTCCCATCCGCGGGCAATATGAGCAATGTTGTAATGCTGCAGCATTAAAGGAAATGGGAGTAATGACCCTCTCAAAGATCGGGGCAGACTTTGAACAGCAATTTGAAAAATGGCAACAGCAATACAAGCCGGTACAAATGGATTATAGCAGCACCATTCCGCAAAGCATGGAACGGTTGTTTGATTAA
- a CDS encoding glycosyltransferase family 2 protein, translating to MIKKSYPTSSLIISTYNWPEALECCLKSILRQSRMPNEVIVADDGSTRETHDLIERFRPLFPVPLIHVWQPDEGFQLARIRNKAIAKANYAYIIQIDSDLILHKRFVEDHLRLSRPGCFATGSRVILSEAYSKRLLDRRQGKASIFRWSSLNKNNGLRIPILTKLYKRHRAADIFYLRGCNMAFWRKDLMAVNGYNEEIQGWGREDNEIAARLINLGISKMVVKHSAIVFHIYHKEKERNSVLTNNELLQKSISEKLITAPVGIQNHLQGS from the coding sequence ATGATTAAAAAAAGTTATCCAACTTCCTCATTAATTATTTCCACCTATAACTGGCCGGAAGCACTGGAGTGTTGCCTGAAAAGTATATTAAGGCAAAGCCGGATGCCCAATGAGGTCATTGTTGCGGATGACGGATCCACACGTGAAACCCATGACCTGATCGAGCGGTTCCGGCCCCTGTTCCCGGTTCCGCTCATCCATGTATGGCAGCCGGACGAAGGCTTTCAGCTGGCCAGGATCCGGAACAAGGCCATCGCCAAAGCAAATTACGCGTATATCATCCAGATAGATAGCGATCTGATCCTTCATAAACGGTTTGTAGAAGACCATCTCCGTTTAAGCCGCCCCGGATGCTTTGCCACCGGCAGCCGGGTGATTCTGAGTGAAGCCTATTCCAAAAGATTACTGGACCGCCGGCAAGGAAAAGCTTCCATTTTCCGCTGGAGTTCGCTAAATAAAAACAACGGCTTGCGGATTCCGATCCTTACCAAACTTTATAAAAGGCACCGGGCAGCCGACATCTTCTATTTAAGAGGTTGTAATATGGCTTTTTGGAGAAAGGACCTGATGGCGGTTAATGGCTATAACGAGGAAATACAGGGCTGGGGAAGGGAAGACAATGAAATTGCTGCCCGGCTCATCAATCTTGGAATATCAAAAATGGTGGTAAAGCACAGCGCGATCGTTTTTCATATTTACCATAAAGAAAAAGAACGAAACAGCGTCCTGACCAATAATGAATTGCTGCAAAAATCGATCTCAGAAAAACTGATTACGGCACCCGTAGGCATTCAAAATCATTTGCAGGGCTCCTGA